The region CAAGCCAACATCCTAGCTGTCTGGGCAGTCCAACCGCGTTTCTTCAACTTAACATATATTTTGGGACCTTAGCTGATGGTCTGGGTTCTTTCCCTCTCGGACACGGACCTTAGCACCCATGCCCTCACTGATATAAAACATTTTATAGCATTCGGAGTTTGTCAGGAATTGGTAGGCGGTGAAGCCCCCGCATCCAATCAGTAGCTCTACCTCTATAAAACTATTATACCGCTGCACCTAAATGCATTTCGGGGAGTACGAGCTATTTCCGAGTTTGATTGGCCTTTCACCCCTACCCTCAGGTCATCCCAAGACTTTTCAACGTCAACGGGTTCGGTCCTCCACTATGTGTTACCACAGCTTCAACCTGCCCAAGGGTAGATCACACGGTTTCGCGTCTACCATTACCAACTTAAATCGCCCTATTAAGACTCGCTTTCGCTACGGCTCCACAGCTGAACTGCTTAACCTTGCTGGAAACGGTAACTCGTAGGCTCATTATGCAAAAGGCACGCCGTCACCCCCTAAAGGGCTCCGACCGCTTGTAAGCGTATGGTTTCAGGATCTATTTCACTCCCTTGTTCAGGGTTCTTTTCACCTTTCCCTCACGGTACTGGTTCACTATCGGTCTCTCAGGAGTATTTAGCCTTGGCGGATGGTCCCGCCGGATTCATACAGGGTTTCTCGTGCCCCGCACTACTCAGGATACCACTATCGTTACATTCTTTACCTATACCGGGCTGTCACCGTCTATGGCCAAGCTTTCCAACTTGTTCTAATTCTGTTTGCAACAAATGTTGTGGTCCTACAACCCCATAAGGTCCGTAAACCTTATGGTTTGGGCTAATGCGCGTTCGCTCGCCGCTACTAGCGCAATCACTATTGTTTTCTCTTCCTCCGGGTACTTAGATGTTTCAGTTCTCCGGGTTTGCCTCCTTGCGGATACTTAACCTTCAGTTAAGTGGGTTGCCCCATTCGGATATCTGCGGATCAACTTGTATGTGCCAATCCCCGCAGCTTTTCGCAGCTTATCACGTCCTTCTTCGCCTCTGAGAGCCTAGGCATTCCCCATACGCCCTTATCTAGCTTGTATGCTTCTTGCTTATGCTCGAATTTCTCGTGACCTTAATCACAATATTATTCTATTAATTTAATTAATTTACCTCGTTATAAAAGTAAACTTCTATAACTGTAGTTTTCTCGTATTCTTTGTTTCTCAATATGTCAATGAACTTTTTTCCTCTCAAACGACCTAATTTCAATGGCAAACAAACGAATATGCTTACGCGTTTCCTGATGTTTGTAATACCTATCCCCCTTAAATCTAAAGGAATTGTGGAGAATATCGGAGTCGAACCGATGACCTCCTGCGTGCAAGGCAGGCGCTCTAGCCAGCTGAGCTAATCCCCCATTGTTAGTTGGCAGTGGTCAGTACTTAGTACGCAGTCTTTATTACTGCTAACTGCTACTGCTTACTGCAAACTGGGTTACCCAACTTCTAAAATTTCCTTTCAATTTGTAATGAACTTCAATCTCCTCTGCACCTTCTAACTTCTAACCGTGTACTTCGTACTTCGGTAGTAGTCTCAGGCAGACTCGAACTGCCGACCTCTACATTATCAGTGTAGCGCTCTAACCAGCTGAGCTATGAGACTGTCCTTTGTGTAATGAATACTATAAAATGTATATTGAATAATCCAACCTACATCCCACAGTATACACCATACAATTTCTTAAATATTAAATCGACAGCTTAGAATCAAGACCAAAAAAGGTCTTTAAGAACTTCCCTTTGATTCTTGCGCGTTGTTATCACTGATAAATCAGCTAAACATTGCTCTAGAAAGGAGGTGTTCCAGCCGCACCTTCCGGTACGGCTACCTTGTTACGACTTAGCCCCAGTTACCAGTTTTACCCTAGGCGGCTCCTTGCGGTGACCGACTTCAGGTACCCCCAGCTTCCATGGCTTGACGGGCGGTGTGTACAAGGCCCGGGAACGTATTCACCGCATCATGGCTGATATGCGATTACTAGCGATTCCAGCTTCACGCAGTCGAGTTGCAGACTGCGATCCGAACTGTGATAGGGTTTGTAGATTCGCTCCTTCTCGCGAAGTGGCTGCTCTCTGTCCCTACCATTGTAGCACGTGTGTGGCCCAGGACGTAAGGGCCGTGATGATTTGACGTCATCCCCACCTTCCTCACGGTTTGCACCGGCAGTCTGGCTAGAGTTCCCGACATTACTCGCTGGCAACTAACCACAGGGGTTGCGCTCGTTATAGGACTTAACCTGACACCTCACGGCACGAGCTGACGACAACCATGCAGCACCTTGTAATCTGTCCGAAGAAAAAAGTGTTTCCACTCCTGTCAGACTACATTTAAGCCCTGGTAAGGTTCCTCGCGTATCATCGAATTAAACCACATGCTCCACCGCTTGTGCGGGCCCCCGTCAATTCCTTTGAGTTTCATTCTTGCGAACGTACTCCCCAGGTGGGTTACTTATCACTTTCGCTTAACCACTCAGATCTTAATCGATCCGAACAGCTAGTAACCATCGTTTACGGCGTAGACTACCAGGGTATCTAATCCTGTTCGCTACCTACGCTTTCGTCCATCAGCGTCAGTATATTATTAGTGATCTGCCTTCGCAATCGGTATTCTGAGTAATATCTATGCATTTCACCGCTACACTACTCATTCTAACCACTTCATAATAACTCAAGGCAATCAGTATCAATGGCAGTTCTCCCGTTGAGCGGAAGACTTTCACCACTGACTTAACTGCCCGCCTACGGACCCTTTAAACCCAATGATTCCGGATAACGCTTGGATCCTCCGTATTACCGCGGCTGCTGGCACGGAGTTAGCCGATCCTTATTCGCAGAGTACCGTCAAACTCCCACACGTGGGAGTGGTTCTTCCTCTGTAAAAGCAGTTTACAACCCATAGGGCAGTCTTCCTGCACGCGGCATGGCTGGATCAGGCTCTCGCCCATTGTCCAATATTCCTCACTGCTGCCTCCCGTAGGAGTCTGGTCCGTGTCTCAGTACCAGTGTGGGGGATCTCCCTCTCAGGACCCCTACCTATCGCTGCCTTGGTAAGCCGTTACCTTACCAACTAACTAATAGGACGCATACCCATCTAATAGCCATAAATGTTTAATGATAATCTCAGGAGAGATCACCATACTATAGGGCATTAATCCAAGTTTCCCTGGGCTATTCCCTGCTAAAAGGTAGGTTGTATACGCGTTACGCACCCGTGCGCCGGTCGTCATCTGGTGCAAGCACCAATGTTACCCCTCGACTTGCATGTGTTAGGCCTGCCGCTAGCGTTCATCCTGAGCCAGGATCAAACTCTTCATCGTTGTTTCTTAATATAATTACAACAATCAAACGTCTGTACTCAAAGATGACTTCTCTAGTCTTAATTCTAAATTATTTGTATCATTCTTCTCTCGAAAAATGTACGCGCTGTCAATTCAATAAATCAATGAACTTCCCCGATTTTATTCGGGATATTCTTGCCGAAACCTAAGGACTCGAACCCTATCGCTTTACGCACCCACCCGGGATTTCTTTTCAATATTTCTGGGAACTCGCTCAGTCTGTAAGCGGCTGCAAATATACACTACTTTTTAGTTATACACCAAATATTTTTTAGAAAAATTTTTGACTTTATTTTTAAAAAGCAACACCTTCAAAAGAACTTAAAAATAGCTCGGATTCCTTACAAATCCTTCGCTGTTTTTGCGGCTGCAAATATACACCCTCTTTTGTTTCTGGCAAGTAAAAAAATAAGTTTTTTTACTTTTATTTTTTTAAGCTTTTTTCAACCTTAAAAAAACACCGTATCCCAATATGTAATGAACTTCTCCGCTTTATCCCGCAACCCTCGTTGTGTCTCAAAGCGGGTGCAAATATACTGCTGTTTTCTTCCCCCGCAAGCCCCTGGAAACAATTTTTTAAAGAAATCTTAAAACTAATTTCTAATCTTCTCTATAAAAGGAACTTGTAAGATAAAAAAAATTTTGAAGAAATAACAGGATGACAAAAGTTAATGTTTCAGAATAAAGAAAAACCACTTCTTTTTAATATTTCAGCAATAAATATCCTCCTTTATATATAAGTATATTGCGCAGGCAAAATCAACCTATTATCTTTGCGCTCATTAAAACTACATATACATGATTAAGGTAAGCTTGCCCGATGGCAGTATAAAAGAATTTGAAAAAGGCTCCACTCCAATGGATGTTGCTAATAGCATTAGCTCTGGACTGGCCCGAAACGTAATTTCAGCAAAATTCAATAATAATATTGTAGAAGTTTCTACGCCGTTAACAACAGATGGCAGTTTAACCTTATTTACCTGGAAAGACGATGAAGGTAAAAAAGCCTTTTGGCATTCTACCTCACACGTAATGGCCCAGGCGATAGAAGAAATGTACCCCGGTTCTAAATTAACTATTGGACCGGCCATAGAAAATGGATTCTATTATGATGTAGATTTTGGTGAACACAAGCTTTCGGAAAACGATTTTAAGAAAATCGAAGATAGAATGCTTCAGATTGCTCGCGAAAAACATGATTTTAAACTTCGCGAAGTTTCTAAGGCAGATGCGCTCTCCTATTATAAGGAACAAAATAATCAGTTTAAAGTTGAATTAATCGAGAACCTGGAAGATGGTGAAATCACTTTCTGCGATCACGACAACTTTACAGATCTTTGCCGCGGCGGCCATATTCCAAATACCGGCTTTATTAAGGCCGTGAAATTAATGAGTGTTGCCGGAGCTTACTGGCGGGGCGATGAAAACAATCAGCAGTTAACCCGGGTTTATGGAATTTCATTTCCGAAGCAAAAAGAATTAAAGGAATACTTAGAACTGCTTGAAGAAGCTAAGAAAAGAGATCACCGTAAGCTTGGTAAGGAACTTGAATTATTTACTTTTTCTCAGAAAGTTGGACAGGGACTACCGTTATGGCTTCCAAAAGGAGCTGCTTTAAGAGAACGCCTGGAAGATTTCCTGAAAAAGGCGCAAAAGAAAGCGGGTTACGAAATGGTGGTAAGTCCGCATATTGGTCAAAAAGAACTTTATGTGACTTCAGGACACTATGCTAAATATGGCGAAGACAGTTTTCAGCCAATCAAAACTCCTAATGAAGGTGAGGAATTTTTATTGAAACCTATGAACTGCCCGCATCACTGTGAGATTTATAACGCGAAGTCCTGGAGTTACCGCGATCTCCCAAAACGTTTTGCTGAATTTGGCACCGTTTATCGTTATGAACAAAGCGGGGAATTACACGGGTTAACGCGAGTGAGAGGTTTTACCCAGGATGATGCACATATTTTTTGTACTCCAGATCAATTAGATGAAGAATTCAAAAAAGTAATAGACCTTACCTTATATGTATTCGATTCTTTAGGTTTTGAAAACTTTACAGCACAGGTTTCATTAAGAGACCCAGAGAATAAAGAAAAGTATATAGGATCTGACGATGTTTGGGAAAAAGCTGAAACTGCCATAATTAATGCAGCTAAAGAAAAAGGTCTTAATTATGTTGTTGAAACCGGGGAAGCCGCTTTTTACGGCCCTAAGTTAGACTTTATGGTGAAAGATGCACTTGGCAGAAGCTGGCAACTTGGCACCATTCAGGTAGATTATAACCTGCCAGAACGTTTTGAACTTACCTATAAAGGAAGTGACAATGAGACACACCGTCCGGTAATGATTCACCGTGCTCCTTTTGGCAGTATGGAGCGCTTTATCGCTATTTTACTGGAACATACAGCAGGTAACTTCCCATTGTGGTTAATGCCCGAACAGGCTATGGTGCTCTCAATCAGTGAGAAATATGAAAAATACGCCCAAAAAGTTTTAACTTTGCTGGAAAATAACGAAATTCGCGCTTTGGCAGATAACCGAAATGAAACCATTGGTAAGAAAATAAGGGAAGCCGAAATGAACAAATTTCCGTATATGTTGATTATAGGGGAACAGGAAGAACAGGATGGTACGGTTTCTGTACGAAAAAGAGGGGAAGGCGATATTGGCACTATGCCGGTAGAAGACTTTGCCGCAATTATAAATAAGGAAATTAAAAAAACGTTGAAGACGTTTGAAGTTTAACCAAAAATAGATCAGCCATAGCAATACGTAGAAAAAAATCGAAAAGACCGCTTAGAGCAGTTAAAGAGGATCAACACCGGATTAACCAAAAAATCAGGGCAGAAGAAGTTCGCCTTGTAGGTGATAATGTAGAAATGGGGGTTTATCCCACCAAAGAAGCATTAACCATAGCCGAAGATTTAGGTTTGGATTTGGTAGAAATATCTCCAGATGCAAAACCCCCGGTGGTAAAAGCGATGGATTATAAAAAGTTTCTTTATGAACAAAAGAAGCGCGAAAAGGCAATGAAAGCCAAAGCGAGTAAAGTTGTTGTAAAAGAAATACGCTTTGGTCCTAATACCGATGATCACGATTACGAGTTTAAAAAACGTAATGCAGAGAAATTTTTAAAAGATGGCGCAAAACTAAAAGCTTTTGTATTTTTTAAAGGTAGATCTATCGTATTTAAGGATAAAGGTGAAATCCTATTGCTTAGATTAGCTCAAGATCTTGAAGAACTTGGAAAAGTAGAACAAATGCCAAAACTGGAAGGAAAACGTATGACTATGTTTTTATCTCCCAGAAAAGCAAAATAAAATTAAAAGTAATAAGAGAGTTATAATATAAAAAGAGGATAACATGCCGAAAATGAAAACAAAATCTAGTGCCAAAAAGCGTTTTAAGCTTACCGGTACTGGTAAAATAAAAAGAAAGCACGCGTTTAAAAGTCACATCTTAACAAAGAAGTCAAAGAAACGTAAGCTAGCCTTAACGCACAGTACATTAGTACATGATGCTGATAAGGACAATGTTAAACTTATGTTGCGTTTAAAGTAACAATAAGCTCTTAACGGTTTAAATAATTTAAAAACCCTGGAGTTGGGCAACACTTCTACTACACTCAGTGAGGTAGCTTGAAGTTTAAGTTAAAAGAGTCGATAATCGACCGCCTGCTACAAAACACATACAAATATGCCAAGATCAGTAAATTCAGTTGCGAAGAGAGCCAGAAGAAAAAAGGTTCTTAAGCAAGCAAAAGGTTACTTCGGACGTCGTAAAAACGTTTGGACAGTAGCTAAAAACGCGGTAGAGAAAGCAATGCTTTACTCATATAGAGACCGCAAAGTAAAGAAACGTAATTTCCGTTCACTATGGATATTGCGTATCAATGCCGCAGCCCGTCAACACGGTATGTCTTATTCTCAATTTATGGGAGCTGCAAAAGCAAATGGAATAGGTTTAAACCGTAAGGTACTTGCCGATTTGGCGATGAACCATCCAGAAGCTTTTAAAGCAGTTGTAGATAAAGTAAAGTAAATACAAATAATTATACTCTCTTATTTAAAAATCCGGTTCTTTTGAGCCGGATTTTTTTGTTTTTATTTTCCAGATAAGGAGTTGACGAGTGATTGATTTAATTTCTGATCAAATACTTAAACGACTTTTATAAATAATAAATGGCATATTATTTTGCCACTAATACACGAAAATTCTTCTACAATAATCAGTGAAATATATTTCTATTGTTCAGCTTTGTACCTAGGCTTCTATACTCCTGTCGTTCTCTTAAATAAACCGATAAATCTTATATAATTTATTAAACTTAAACCCCGTAAAGGCTTAAAACCAATTTTCGGGAACCGCCATTATCTCTATGTTCTGCCAGATAAATTCCTTGCCAGGTTCCCAAATTCAATTTTCCATTAGTAACAGGGATCTGAAGTGAATTTCCCAGCAAGGAAGCCTTGATATGCGCCGGCATATCATCTGATCCTTCTAAGGTATGTTTATAATACTGCATATCTTCGGGCACCATTTCATTAAAATGACTCTCAAAATCTTCCCGCACCGTAGAATCAGCGTTTTCGTTAATGGTTATTCCTGCAGAAGTATGCTTTATAAAAACATGTAGCATTCCTGAATTAATCTCTTTTAATTCGGGAAGTTGCTGCTGCACTTCATCGGTTACGATATGAAAACCTCTTGATCTCGCTTTTAATTTTATTTCCTTCTGAAAAAATTTCATAGTTACTTTTTATTACTTTCTTTTAGATAAATTCCTGTAGCACTTAAAATTCCTACTGAAATTAATAATATTCCATATACTGAAGAAGACAAGGTAATTACATTAGTCAAATCTAATATCAGAAATACCACAAAATTTAAGTTGACCACACTTAGTATTTCCAATAAAAGACTTAGTTTCAGTTTAAGTCTTTTGTGGTTTTTTCTTCGCTGCCGGAAAAAGCACATTGTTTAAAATAAGTCTATAACCGGGAGACGTTGGGTGTAATTCCAGTTCGGTTTTTGGATCCCCTACTCTATGCTGATAATCTTCAGGGTCGTGCCCACCGTAAAAGGTGAAAAAGCCTTTTCCTTTTATTCCATGAATATAACGCGCTTCACCATTTAACTTGCTTTCTCCCATCACCAAAACATTAGCCTTAATATTATCGGGATTATAGGCAGTAGTTTGCCCCATAAATCCTTTAACCAGGCGTGTATGATTCTGTGTAAGCATCGTTGGCACCACATCCCATTTAGCAGAAAAATCCATTAAGGTAAAATAATCAGTTTCCTTCGGAATATTTCTTTTAGCAGTCATATCTATAGAAGAAAACTCATAGACCATCGGGCTTCGTTCTAACGTAAAATCGGTAAACGCGAAAGTATTACTGAAATCTATTTTAGATTGATAACCGGGCTCACTGGGATCGCCATCAAACATAGTTTCAGCTATATCAACTCCTTTAGCAGCCAGGGCGATATCAAAACTATCGGTTGCGCTGCACATCGCAAACATAAAGCCGCCGCCAACAACATAATCTCTAATTTTTAAAGCTACATCCAATTTCTCTTCGGAAACCTTATTATAGCCCAACTTTTGTGCTAAAGCTTCAGCTTCTTGTTTTTCCTGGATATACCAGGGCGTAGTTCTAAATGTTCTATAAAATTTTCCGTACTGGCCGGTAAAATCTTCGTGGTGTAAGTGCAACCAATCATATAAAATCAAAGCATCATTTAATACCGCTTCATCATAGATGGTTTCGTAAGGAATTTCAGCGTAAGTGAGCGCCATCGTCACCGCATCGTCCCAGGGTTTATTCCCCTGTGGAGAATACACCGCAATTTTTGGCGCTTTCTCTAACACCACGGTTTCCATATTTTGCGACGGACTGCTAATTTCTTCAAGAATAGATTGGGTTTTTGAATCGCTAATTACTTCAAAAGAAACACCCCTAATTTTGCATTCTTTTCTTAATAACTCGGTATCTGAAATTAAAAACGAACCCCCACGATAATTAAGCAACCACCTAACTTCTAATTCTTCCTCTAAAGCAAAGTAGGTTATGCCATAGGCTTTTAAATGATTCTTTTGGGAATCTTCACCCATAGGAATAAGCAGTTGAGAAGCTGAAACCTTCAAACCATTTAAAAATAGCAAAACAAAAAAGACCAGAAGAACGGTTATTTTGCCGCTTTTCTGGTCTTTTAGAAATATATTATTTAAGGTATTCTTTCTTATTTTATTAGAAATTTTAAAATGGCACTTCGTCATCGTCATCATTATTAAACCCACTGTTCATTGAGCTGCCAAAGGCTTCATTTGCGCTTGGGTTAGGCAGGTTTGGAGATCCAAACTCATTTTCTTCATTTCCGCCGGTATTCATTTTAGAATGATATTCAAAAGGCGAATCGAACTCTTCTAAGTTATCAAATTTACCAAGATGACCAATAAATTTAAGTCGTATATTTTCCAGTCCACCGTTTCTGTGCTTGGCCACGATAAATTCACCCTGCCCATCGGTTGGCGTTCTTTCTTCATCATCCCATTCTTCAATTTTATAATATTCAGGACGATAAATAAAGGAAACAATA is a window of Salegentibacter salegens DNA encoding:
- the thrS gene encoding threonine--tRNA ligase, translating into MIKVSLPDGSIKEFEKGSTPMDVANSISSGLARNVISAKFNNNIVEVSTPLTTDGSLTLFTWKDDEGKKAFWHSTSHVMAQAIEEMYPGSKLTIGPAIENGFYYDVDFGEHKLSENDFKKIEDRMLQIAREKHDFKLREVSKADALSYYKEQNNQFKVELIENLEDGEITFCDHDNFTDLCRGGHIPNTGFIKAVKLMSVAGAYWRGDENNQQLTRVYGISFPKQKELKEYLELLEEAKKRDHRKLGKELELFTFSQKVGQGLPLWLPKGAALRERLEDFLKKAQKKAGYEMVVSPHIGQKELYVTSGHYAKYGEDSFQPIKTPNEGEEFLLKPMNCPHHCEIYNAKSWSYRDLPKRFAEFGTVYRYEQSGELHGLTRVRGFTQDDAHIFCTPDQLDEEFKKVIDLTLYVFDSLGFENFTAQVSLRDPENKEKYIGSDDVWEKAETAIINAAKEKGLNYVVETGEAAFYGPKLDFMVKDALGRSWQLGTIQVDYNLPERFELTYKGSDNETHRPVMIHRAPFGSMERFIAILLEHTAGNFPLWLMPEQAMVLSISEKYEKYAQKVLTLLENNEIRALADNRNETIGKKIREAEMNKFPYMLIIGEQEEQDGTVSVRKRGEGDIGTMPVEDFAAIINKEIKKTLKTFEV
- the infC gene encoding translation initiation factor IF-3, yielding MRRKKSKRPLRAVKEDQHRINQKIRAEEVRLVGDNVEMGVYPTKEALTIAEDLGLDLVEISPDAKPPVVKAMDYKKFLYEQKKREKAMKAKASKVVVKEIRFGPNTDDHDYEFKKRNAEKFLKDGAKLKAFVFFKGRSIVFKDKGEILLLRLAQDLEELGKVEQMPKLEGKRMTMFLSPRKAK
- the rpmI gene encoding 50S ribosomal protein L35, encoding MPKMKTKSSAKKRFKLTGTGKIKRKHAFKSHILTKKSKKRKLALTHSTLVHDADKDNVKLMLRLK
- the rplT gene encoding 50S ribosomal protein L20, with protein sequence MPRSVNSVAKRARRKKVLKQAKGYFGRRKNVWTVAKNAVEKAMLYSYRDRKVKKRNFRSLWILRINAAARQHGMSYSQFMGAAKANGIGLNRKVLADLAMNHPEAFKAVVDKVK
- a CDS encoding secondary thiamine-phosphate synthase enzyme YjbQ, whose amino-acid sequence is MKFFQKEIKLKARSRGFHIVTDEVQQQLPELKEINSGMLHVFIKHTSAGITINENADSTVREDFESHFNEMVPEDMQYYKHTLEGSDDMPAHIKASLLGNSLQIPVTNGKLNLGTWQGIYLAEHRDNGGSRKLVLSLYGV
- a CDS encoding asparagine synthetase B; translated protein: MGEDSQKNHLKAYGITYFALEEELEVRWLLNYRGGSFLISDTELLRKECKIRGVSFEVISDSKTQSILEEISSPSQNMETVVLEKAPKIAVYSPQGNKPWDDAVTMALTYAEIPYETIYDEAVLNDALILYDWLHLHHEDFTGQYGKFYRTFRTTPWYIQEKQEAEALAQKLGYNKVSEEKLDVALKIRDYVVGGGFMFAMCSATDSFDIALAAKGVDIAETMFDGDPSEPGYQSKIDFSNTFAFTDFTLERSPMVYEFSSIDMTAKRNIPKETDYFTLMDFSAKWDVVPTMLTQNHTRLVKGFMGQTTAYNPDNIKANVLVMGESKLNGEARYIHGIKGKGFFTFYGGHDPEDYQHRVGDPKTELELHPTSPGYRLILNNVLFPAAKKKPQKT